In a single window of the Centropristis striata isolate RG_2023a ecotype Rhode Island chromosome 18, C.striata_1.0, whole genome shotgun sequence genome:
- the LOC131991423 gene encoding uncharacterized protein LOC131991423 isoform X29, which translates to MWLLVLICTLTAVDGVPVHLTEETTGHATDNVTVTSMLDAPKPDTAAVGAVPLNDTQTMTAAAGNATVQSMLDAPKPDTAEGNATVTSMLDAPKPDTAEVGAVPLNDTQNMTPAAGNATVQSMLDAPKPDTAEVSAVPLNDTQNMTPAAGNTTVQSMLDAPKPDTAQVGAVPLNDTVRTPAAGNVTVQSMLDAPKPDPAEVSVVPLNDTVRTPAAGNATVQSMLDAPKPDTAEVSAVPLNDTQTRTPAAGNATVTSMLDAPKPDTAAVGAIPFNDTQNMSPAAGNATVQSMLDAPKPDTAEVSAVPLNDTQNMTPAAGNATVPSMLDAPKPDTAKVSAVPLNDTQNMSPAAGNATVQSMLDAPKPDPAEVSVVPLNDTVRTPAAGNATVQSMLDATKPDTAEVGAIPLNDTQTMTPAAGNATVQSMLDAPKPDTAEVGAIPLNDTQNMSPAAGNATVQSMLDAPKPDTAQVGAVPLNDTQNMSPAAGNATVQSMLDAPKPDTAEVGVVPLNDTHNVTSAAAGTAMLKPQTAEAETLEELQDDMIVQEGDILMPEDRNAVETLWADATVPYSIGYELADQEFNILSAFRMISDFTCIRFVPHTTELNYLQFVPRKGCASFVGCRGGAQKLYYSHTCSVGNLAHELIHALGLHHEHTRQDRDQFISVKWNNIIPKRKNNFKVQHGNTLNLPYDLDSITHYGPYFFSVDGSETMVSKYSGAHIGQRTHLSQLDIQRINRLYHCAERMRG; encoded by the exons ATGTGGCTTCTGGTCCTCATCTGCACCCTGACAG CTGTTGATGGTGTCCCAGTACATCTGACTGAGGAGACTACTGGTCATGCAACAG ataatgtTACAGTCACTTCTATGCTTGATGCACCGAAGCCAGACACTGCAGCAG TTGGTGCCGTTCCTTTAAATGATACCCAGACCATGACTGCTGCAGCAG GTAATGCTACAGTCCAGTCTATGCTTGATGCACCAAAGCCAGACACTGCAGAAG GTAATGCTACAGTCACTTCTATGCTTGACGCACCGAAGCCAGACACTGCAGAAG TTGGTGCCGTTCCTTTAAATGACACCCAGAACATGACTCCTGCAGCAG GTAATGCTACAGTCCAGTCGATGCTTGATGCACCAAAGCCAGACACTGCAGAAG TTAGTGCCGTTCCTTTAAATGACACCCAGAACATGACTCCTGCAGCAG GTAATACTACAGTCCAGTCTATGCTTGATGCACCGAAGCCAGACACTGCACAAG TTGGTGCCGTTCCTTTAAATGACACTGTGAGGACTCCTGCAGCAG GTAATGTTACAGTCCAGTCTATGCTTGATGCACCGAAGCCAGACCCTGCAGAAG TTAGTGTCGTTCCTTTAAATGACACTGTGAGGACTCCTGCAGCAG GTAATGCTACAGTCCAGTCTATGCTTGATGCACCAAAGCCAGACACTGCAGAAG TTAGTGCTGTTCCTTTAAATGACACCCAGACCAGGACTCCTGCAGCAG GTAACGCTACAGTCACTTCTATGCTTGATGCACCGAAGCCAGACACTGCAGCAG tTGGTGCCATTCCCTTTAATGACACCCAGAACATGAGTCCTGCAGCAG GTAATGCTACAGTCCAGTCTATGCTTGATGCACCGAAACCAGACACTGCAGAAG TTAGTGCCGTTCCTTTAAATGACACCCAGAACATGACTCCTGCAGCAG GTAATGCTACAGTCCCGTCGATGCTTGATGCACCAAAACCAGACACTGCAAAAG TTAGTGCCGTTCCTTTAAATGACACCCAGAACATGAGTCCTGCAGCAG GTAATGCTACAGTCCAGTCTATGCTTGATGCACCGAAGCCAGACCCTGCAGAAG TTAGTGTCGTTCCTTTAAATGACACTGTGAGGACTCCTGCAGCAG GTAATGCTACAGTCCAGTCAATGCTTGATGCAACGAAGCCAGACACTGCAGAAG TTGGTGCCATTCCCTTAAATGATACCCAGACCATGACTCCTGCAGCAG GTAATGCTACAGTCCAGTCTATGCTTGATGCACCAAAGCCAGACACTGCAGAAG TTGGTGCCATTCCTTTAAATGACACCCAGAACATGAGTCCTGCAGCAG GTAATGCTACAGTCCAGTCGATGCTTGATGCACCAAAGCCAGACACTGCACAAG TTGGTGCCGTTCCTTTAAATGATACCCAGAACATGAGTCCTGCAGCAG GTAATGCTACAGTCCAGTCTATGCTTGATGCACCGAAACCAGACACTGCAGAAG TTGGTGTCGTCCCTTTGAATGACACCCACAATGTGACGAGTGCTGCAGCAG GAACTGCAATGCTTAAGCCCCAGACAGCCGAGGCAGAAACACTAGAAG AGCTTCAAGATGACATGATTGTCCAAGAGGGAGACATTTTGATGCCG GAGGACAGGAACGCTGTGGAGACGCTGTGGGCCGACGCCACCGTCCCGTACTCCATCGGCTACGAGCtgg CGGATCAGGAGTTTAACATCCTCAGTGCCTTCAGGATGATCTCAGACTTCACCTGCATTCGCTTCGTACCGCACACCACAGAGCTCAACTACCTGCAGTTTGTCCCCAGAAAAGG CTGTGCGTCCTTTGTTGGTTGTCGAGGAGGAGCTCAGAAGTTGTACTACTCCCACACGTGTAGCGTTGGGAACCTTGCCCACGAGCTGATCCACGCTCTGGGGCTGCACCACGAACACACCCGGCAGGACAGAGACCAGTTCATCAGTGTGAAGTGGAACAACATCATACCAA agagaaaaaataacttcAAGGTGCAGCATGGAAACACTCTGAACCTGCCGTACGACCTCGACTCCATCACACACTACGGACC GTATTTCTTCAGTGTGGATGGCAGTGAGACGATGGTGTCTAAGTACAGCGGAGCTCACATCGGTCAGAGGACACACCTGAGCCAGCTGGACATCCAGAGAATCAACAGACTCTACCACTGTG CCGAGCGGATGAGAGGGTGA
- the LOC131991423 gene encoding helicase SRCAP-like isoform X13: protein MWLLVLICTLTAVDGVPVHLTEETTGHATDNVTVTSMLDAPKPDTAAVGAVPLNDTQTMTAAAGNATVQSMLDAPKPDTAEGNATVTSMLDAPKPDTAEVGAVPLNDTQNMTPAAGNATVQSMLDAPKPDTAEVSAVPLNDTQNMTPAAGNTTVQSMLDAPKPDTAQVGAVPLNDTVRTPAAGNVTVQSMLDAPKPDPAEVSVVPLNDTVRTPAAGNATVQSMLDAPKPDTAQVGAVPLNDTQNMTPAAGNATVQSMLDAPKPDTAEVSAVPLNDTQTRTPAAGNATVTSMLDAPKPDTAAVGAIPFNDTQNMSPAAGNATVQSMLDAPKPDTAEVSAVPLNDTQNMTPAAGNATVPSMLDAPKPDTAKVSAVPLNDTQNMSPAAGNATVQSMLDAPKPDPAEVSVVPLNDTVRTPAAGNATVQSMLDATKPDTAEVGAIPLNDTQTMTPAAGNATVQSMLDAPKPDTAEVGAIPLNDTQNMSPAAGNATVQSMLDAPKPDTAQVGAVPLNDTQNMSPAAGNATVQSMLDAPKPDTAEVGVVPLNDTHNVTSAAAGTAMLKPQTAEAETLEELQDDMIVQEGDILMPEDRNAVETLWADATVPYSIGYELADQEFNILSAFRMISDFTCIRFVPHTTELNYLQFVPRKGCASFVGCRGGAQKLYYSHTCSVGNLAHELIHALGLHHEHTRQDRDQFISVKWNNIIPKRKNNFKVQHGNTLNLPYDLDSITHYGPYFFSVDGSETMVSKYSGAHIGQRTHLSQLDIQRINRLYHCAERMRG, encoded by the exons ATGTGGCTTCTGGTCCTCATCTGCACCCTGACAG CTGTTGATGGTGTCCCAGTACATCTGACTGAGGAGACTACTGGTCATGCAACAG ataatgtTACAGTCACTTCTATGCTTGATGCACCGAAGCCAGACACTGCAGCAG TTGGTGCCGTTCCTTTAAATGATACCCAGACCATGACTGCTGCAGCAG GTAATGCTACAGTCCAGTCTATGCTTGATGCACCAAAGCCAGACACTGCAGAAG GTAATGCTACAGTCACTTCTATGCTTGACGCACCGAAGCCAGACACTGCAGAAG TTGGTGCCGTTCCTTTAAATGACACCCAGAACATGACTCCTGCAGCAG GTAATGCTACAGTCCAGTCGATGCTTGATGCACCAAAGCCAGACACTGCAGAAG TTAGTGCCGTTCCTTTAAATGACACCCAGAACATGACTCCTGCAGCAG GTAATACTACAGTCCAGTCTATGCTTGATGCACCGAAGCCAGACACTGCACAAG TTGGTGCCGTTCCTTTAAATGACACTGTGAGGACTCCTGCAGCAG GTAATGTTACAGTCCAGTCTATGCTTGATGCACCGAAGCCAGACCCTGCAGAAG TTAGTGTCGTTCCTTTAAATGACACTGTGAGGACTCCTGCAGCAG GTAATGCTACAGTCCAGTCTATGCTTGATGCACCGAAGCCAGACACTGCACAAG TTGGTGCCGTTCCTTTAAATGACACCCAGAACATGACTCCTGCAGCAG GTAATGCTACAGTCCAGTCTATGCTTGATGCACCAAAGCCAGACACTGCAGAAG TTAGTGCTGTTCCTTTAAATGACACCCAGACCAGGACTCCTGCAGCAG GTAACGCTACAGTCACTTCTATGCTTGATGCACCGAAGCCAGACACTGCAGCAG tTGGTGCCATTCCCTTTAATGACACCCAGAACATGAGTCCTGCAGCAG GTAATGCTACAGTCCAGTCTATGCTTGATGCACCGAAACCAGACACTGCAGAAG TTAGTGCCGTTCCTTTAAATGACACCCAGAACATGACTCCTGCAGCAG GTAATGCTACAGTCCCGTCGATGCTTGATGCACCAAAACCAGACACTGCAAAAG TTAGTGCCGTTCCTTTAAATGACACCCAGAACATGAGTCCTGCAGCAG GTAATGCTACAGTCCAGTCTATGCTTGATGCACCGAAGCCAGACCCTGCAGAAG TTAGTGTCGTTCCTTTAAATGACACTGTGAGGACTCCTGCAGCAG GTAATGCTACAGTCCAGTCAATGCTTGATGCAACGAAGCCAGACACTGCAGAAG TTGGTGCCATTCCCTTAAATGATACCCAGACCATGACTCCTGCAGCAG GTAATGCTACAGTCCAGTCTATGCTTGATGCACCAAAGCCAGACACTGCAGAAG TTGGTGCCATTCCTTTAAATGACACCCAGAACATGAGTCCTGCAGCAG GTAATGCTACAGTCCAGTCGATGCTTGATGCACCAAAGCCAGACACTGCACAAG TTGGTGCCGTTCCTTTAAATGATACCCAGAACATGAGTCCTGCAGCAG GTAATGCTACAGTCCAGTCTATGCTTGATGCACCGAAACCAGACACTGCAGAAG TTGGTGTCGTCCCTTTGAATGACACCCACAATGTGACGAGTGCTGCAGCAG GAACTGCAATGCTTAAGCCCCAGACAGCCGAGGCAGAAACACTAGAAG AGCTTCAAGATGACATGATTGTCCAAGAGGGAGACATTTTGATGCCG GAGGACAGGAACGCTGTGGAGACGCTGTGGGCCGACGCCACCGTCCCGTACTCCATCGGCTACGAGCtgg CGGATCAGGAGTTTAACATCCTCAGTGCCTTCAGGATGATCTCAGACTTCACCTGCATTCGCTTCGTACCGCACACCACAGAGCTCAACTACCTGCAGTTTGTCCCCAGAAAAGG CTGTGCGTCCTTTGTTGGTTGTCGAGGAGGAGCTCAGAAGTTGTACTACTCCCACACGTGTAGCGTTGGGAACCTTGCCCACGAGCTGATCCACGCTCTGGGGCTGCACCACGAACACACCCGGCAGGACAGAGACCAGTTCATCAGTGTGAAGTGGAACAACATCATACCAA agagaaaaaataacttcAAGGTGCAGCATGGAAACACTCTGAACCTGCCGTACGACCTCGACTCCATCACACACTACGGACC GTATTTCTTCAGTGTGGATGGCAGTGAGACGATGGTGTCTAAGTACAGCGGAGCTCACATCGGTCAGAGGACACACCTGAGCCAGCTGGACATCCAGAGAATCAACAGACTCTACCACTGTG CCGAGCGGATGAGAGGGTGA
- the LOC131991423 gene encoding helicase SRCAP-like isoform X19, with the protein MWLLVLICTLTAVDGVPVHLTEETTGHATDNVTVTSMLDAPKPDTAAVGAVPLNDTQTMTAAAGNATVQSMLDAPKPDTAEGNATVTSMLDAPKPDTAEVGAVPLNDTQNMTPAAGNATVQSMLDAPKPDTAEVSAVPLNDTQNMTPAAGNTTVQSMLDAPKPDTAQVGAVPLNDTVRTPAAGNVTVQSMLDAPKPDPAEVSVVPLNDTVRTPAAGNATVQSMLDAPKPDTAEVSAIPLNDTQNMSAAAGNATVQSMLDAPKPDTAQVGAVPLNDTQNMTPAAGNATVTSMLDAPKPDTAAVGAIPFNDTQNMSPAAGNATVQSMLDAPKPDPAEVSAVPLNDTQNMTPAAGNATVPSMLDAPKPDTAKVSAVPLNDTQNMSPAAGNATVQSMLDAPKPDPAEVSVVPLNDTVRTPAAGNATVQSMLDATKPDTAEVGAIPLNDTQTMTPAAGNATVQSMLDAPKPDTAEVGAIPLNDTQNMSPAAGNATVQSMLDAPKPDTAQVGAVPLNDTQNMSPAAGNATVQSMLDAPKPDTAEVGVVPLNDTHNVTSAAAGTAMLKPQTAEAETLEELQDDMIVQEGDILMPEDRNAVETLWADATVPYSIGYELADQEFNILSAFRMISDFTCIRFVPHTTELNYLQFVPRKGCASFVGCRGGAQKLYYSHTCSVGNLAHELIHALGLHHEHTRQDRDQFISVKWNNIIPKRKNNFKVQHGNTLNLPYDLDSITHYGPYFFSVDGSETMVSKYSGAHIGQRTHLSQLDIQRINRLYHCAERMRG; encoded by the exons ATGTGGCTTCTGGTCCTCATCTGCACCCTGACAG CTGTTGATGGTGTCCCAGTACATCTGACTGAGGAGACTACTGGTCATGCAACAG ataatgtTACAGTCACTTCTATGCTTGATGCACCGAAGCCAGACACTGCAGCAG TTGGTGCCGTTCCTTTAAATGATACCCAGACCATGACTGCTGCAGCAG GTAATGCTACAGTCCAGTCTATGCTTGATGCACCAAAGCCAGACACTGCAGAAG GTAATGCTACAGTCACTTCTATGCTTGACGCACCGAAGCCAGACACTGCAGAAG TTGGTGCCGTTCCTTTAAATGACACCCAGAACATGACTCCTGCAGCAG GTAATGCTACAGTCCAGTCGATGCTTGATGCACCAAAGCCAGACACTGCAGAAG TTAGTGCCGTTCCTTTAAATGACACCCAGAACATGACTCCTGCAGCAG GTAATACTACAGTCCAGTCTATGCTTGATGCACCGAAGCCAGACACTGCACAAG TTGGTGCCGTTCCTTTAAATGACACTGTGAGGACTCCTGCAGCAG GTAATGTTACAGTCCAGTCTATGCTTGATGCACCGAAGCCAGACCCTGCAGAAG TTAGTGTCGTTCCTTTAAATGACACTGTGAGGACTCCTGCAGCAG GTAATGCTACAGTCCAGTCGATGCTTGATGCACCAAAGCCAGACACTGCAGAAG TTAGTGCCATTCCTTTAAATGACACCCAGAACATGAGTGCTGCAGCAG GTAATGCTACAGTCCAGTCTATGCTTGATGCACCGAAGCCAGACACTGCACAAG TTGGTGCCGTTCCTTTAAATGACACCCAGAACATGACTCCTGCAGCAG GTAACGCTACAGTCACTTCTATGCTTGATGCACCGAAGCCAGACACTGCAGCAG tTGGTGCCATTCCCTTTAATGACACCCAGAACATGAGTCCTGCAGCAG GTAACGCTACAGTCCAGTCTATGCTTGATGCACCGAAGCCAGACCCTGCAGAAG TTAGTGCCGTTCCTTTAAATGACACCCAGAACATGACTCCTGCAGCAG GTAATGCTACAGTCCCGTCGATGCTTGATGCACCAAAACCAGACACTGCAAAAG TTAGTGCCGTTCCTTTAAATGACACCCAGAACATGAGTCCTGCAGCAG GTAATGCTACAGTCCAGTCTATGCTTGATGCACCGAAGCCAGACCCTGCAGAAG TTAGTGTCGTTCCTTTAAATGACACTGTGAGGACTCCTGCAGCAG GTAATGCTACAGTCCAGTCAATGCTTGATGCAACGAAGCCAGACACTGCAGAAG TTGGTGCCATTCCCTTAAATGATACCCAGACCATGACTCCTGCAGCAG GTAATGCTACAGTCCAGTCTATGCTTGATGCACCAAAGCCAGACACTGCAGAAG TTGGTGCCATTCCTTTAAATGACACCCAGAACATGAGTCCTGCAGCAG GTAATGCTACAGTCCAGTCGATGCTTGATGCACCAAAGCCAGACACTGCACAAG TTGGTGCCGTTCCTTTAAATGATACCCAGAACATGAGTCCTGCAGCAG GTAATGCTACAGTCCAGTCTATGCTTGATGCACCGAAACCAGACACTGCAGAAG TTGGTGTCGTCCCTTTGAATGACACCCACAATGTGACGAGTGCTGCAGCAG GAACTGCAATGCTTAAGCCCCAGACAGCCGAGGCAGAAACACTAGAAG AGCTTCAAGATGACATGATTGTCCAAGAGGGAGACATTTTGATGCCG GAGGACAGGAACGCTGTGGAGACGCTGTGGGCCGACGCCACCGTCCCGTACTCCATCGGCTACGAGCtgg CGGATCAGGAGTTTAACATCCTCAGTGCCTTCAGGATGATCTCAGACTTCACCTGCATTCGCTTCGTACCGCACACCACAGAGCTCAACTACCTGCAGTTTGTCCCCAGAAAAGG CTGTGCGTCCTTTGTTGGTTGTCGAGGAGGAGCTCAGAAGTTGTACTACTCCCACACGTGTAGCGTTGGGAACCTTGCCCACGAGCTGATCCACGCTCTGGGGCTGCACCACGAACACACCCGGCAGGACAGAGACCAGTTCATCAGTGTGAAGTGGAACAACATCATACCAA agagaaaaaataacttcAAGGTGCAGCATGGAAACACTCTGAACCTGCCGTACGACCTCGACTCCATCACACACTACGGACC GTATTTCTTCAGTGTGGATGGCAGTGAGACGATGGTGTCTAAGTACAGCGGAGCTCACATCGGTCAGAGGACACACCTGAGCCAGCTGGACATCCAGAGAATCAACAGACTCTACCACTGTG CCGAGCGGATGAGAGGGTGA
- the LOC131991423 gene encoding uncharacterized protein LOC131991423 isoform X37 — MWLLVLICTLTAVDGVPVHLTEETTGHATDNVTVTSMLDAPKPDTAAVGAVPLNDTQTMTAAAGNATVQSMLDAPKPDTAEGNATVTSMLDAPKPDTAEVGAVPLNDTQNMTPAAGNATVQSMLDAPKPDTAEVSAVPLNDTQNMTPAAGNVTVQSMLDAPKPDPAEVSVVPLNDTVRTPAAGNATVQSMLDAPKPDTAEGNATVTSMLDAPKPDTAAVGAIPFNDTQNMSPAAGNATVQSMLDAPKPDPAEVSAVPLNDTQNMTPAAGNATVPSMLDAPKPDTAKVSAVPLNDTQNMSPAAGNATVQSMLDAPKPDPAEVSVVPLNDTVRTPAAGNATVQSMLDATKPDTAEVGAIPLNDTQTMTPAAGNATVQSMLDAPKPDTAEVGAIPLNDTQNMSPAAGNATVQSMLDAPKPDTAQVGAVPLNDTQNMSPAAGNATVQSMLDAPKPDTAEVGVVPLNDTHNVTSAAAGTAMLKPQTAEAETLEELQDDMIVQEGDILMPEDRNAVETLWADATVPYSIGYELADQEFNILSAFRMISDFTCIRFVPHTTELNYLQFVPRKGCASFVGCRGGAQKLYYSHTCSVGNLAHELIHALGLHHEHTRQDRDQFISVKWNNIIPKRKNNFKVQHGNTLNLPYDLDSITHYGPYFFSVDGSETMVSKYSGAHIGQRTHLSQLDIQRINRLYHCAERMRG; from the exons ATGTGGCTTCTGGTCCTCATCTGCACCCTGACAG CTGTTGATGGTGTCCCAGTACATCTGACTGAGGAGACTACTGGTCATGCAACAG ataatgtTACAGTCACTTCTATGCTTGATGCACCGAAGCCAGACACTGCAGCAG TTGGTGCCGTTCCTTTAAATGATACCCAGACCATGACTGCTGCAGCAG GTAATGCTACAGTCCAGTCTATGCTTGATGCACCAAAGCCAGACACTGCAGAAG GTAATGCTACAGTCACTTCTATGCTTGACGCACCGAAGCCAGACACTGCAGAAG TTGGTGCCGTTCCTTTAAATGACACCCAGAACATGACTCCTGCAGCAG GTAATGCTACAGTCCAGTCGATGCTTGATGCACCAAAGCCAGACACTGCAGAAG TTAGTGCCGTTCCTTTAAATGACACCCAGAACATGACTCCTGCAGCAG GTAATGTTACAGTCCAGTCTATGCTTGATGCACCGAAGCCAGACCCTGCAGAAG TTAGTGTCGTTCCTTTAAATGACACTGTGAGGACTCCTGCAGCAG GTAATGCTACAGTCCAGTCTATGCTTGATGCACCAAAGCCAGACACTGCAGAAG GTAACGCTACAGTCACTTCTATGCTTGATGCACCGAAGCCAGACACTGCAGCAG tTGGTGCCATTCCCTTTAATGACACCCAGAACATGAGTCCTGCAGCAG GTAACGCTACAGTCCAGTCTATGCTTGATGCACCGAAGCCAGACCCTGCAGAAG TTAGTGCCGTTCCTTTAAATGACACCCAGAACATGACTCCTGCAGCAG GTAATGCTACAGTCCCGTCGATGCTTGATGCACCAAAACCAGACACTGCAAAAG TTAGTGCCGTTCCTTTAAATGACACCCAGAACATGAGTCCTGCAGCAG GTAATGCTACAGTCCAGTCTATGCTTGATGCACCGAAGCCAGACCCTGCAGAAG TTAGTGTCGTTCCTTTAAATGACACTGTGAGGACTCCTGCAGCAG GTAATGCTACAGTCCAGTCAATGCTTGATGCAACGAAGCCAGACACTGCAGAAG TTGGTGCCATTCCCTTAAATGATACCCAGACCATGACTCCTGCAGCAG GTAATGCTACAGTCCAGTCTATGCTTGATGCACCAAAGCCAGACACTGCAGAAG TTGGTGCCATTCCTTTAAATGACACCCAGAACATGAGTCCTGCAGCAG GTAATGCTACAGTCCAGTCGATGCTTGATGCACCAAAGCCAGACACTGCACAAG TTGGTGCCGTTCCTTTAAATGATACCCAGAACATGAGTCCTGCAGCAG GTAATGCTACAGTCCAGTCTATGCTTGATGCACCGAAACCAGACACTGCAGAAG TTGGTGTCGTCCCTTTGAATGACACCCACAATGTGACGAGTGCTGCAGCAG GAACTGCAATGCTTAAGCCCCAGACAGCCGAGGCAGAAACACTAGAAG AGCTTCAAGATGACATGATTGTCCAAGAGGGAGACATTTTGATGCCG GAGGACAGGAACGCTGTGGAGACGCTGTGGGCCGACGCCACCGTCCCGTACTCCATCGGCTACGAGCtgg CGGATCAGGAGTTTAACATCCTCAGTGCCTTCAGGATGATCTCAGACTTCACCTGCATTCGCTTCGTACCGCACACCACAGAGCTCAACTACCTGCAGTTTGTCCCCAGAAAAGG CTGTGCGTCCTTTGTTGGTTGTCGAGGAGGAGCTCAGAAGTTGTACTACTCCCACACGTGTAGCGTTGGGAACCTTGCCCACGAGCTGATCCACGCTCTGGGGCTGCACCACGAACACACCCGGCAGGACAGAGACCAGTTCATCAGTGTGAAGTGGAACAACATCATACCAA agagaaaaaataacttcAAGGTGCAGCATGGAAACACTCTGAACCTGCCGTACGACCTCGACTCCATCACACACTACGGACC GTATTTCTTCAGTGTGGATGGCAGTGAGACGATGGTGTCTAAGTACAGCGGAGCTCACATCGGTCAGAGGACACACCTGAGCCAGCTGGACATCCAGAGAATCAACAGACTCTACCACTGTG CCGAGCGGATGAGAGGGTGA